Proteins encoded together in one Streptomyces sp. NBC_01408 window:
- a CDS encoding gamma-glutamyl-gamma-aminobutyrate hydrolase family protein gives MTHRPLIAVPARFSASASALRYAADVNARALVEAVYAAGGEPFTLHPHAPGGHADPTEIALRLARCDALLLPGGGDIAPHRYGAGDAHPDVYDVDDEQDAFDLALARHALDTDLPMLAVCRGLQVVNTALNGTLRQDMGGPAGEHRHRTHPVAVEPGSLLAGALGQDKADVSCYHHQCVDRLGHGLTVTARAADGTVEAVERPGSPGWVVAVQWHPEDTAATDGASRALFEALVEEALRR, from the coding sequence GTGACACACCGCCCCCTCATCGCCGTCCCGGCCCGCTTCTCCGCCTCCGCCAGCGCCCTCCGCTACGCCGCCGATGTCAACGCCCGCGCCCTGGTCGAGGCGGTCTACGCCGCCGGCGGCGAGCCGTTCACCCTGCATCCCCACGCCCCGGGCGGCCACGCCGACCCCACCGAGATCGCCCTACGCCTGGCGCGCTGCGACGCGCTCCTGCTCCCGGGAGGCGGTGACATCGCTCCGCACCGCTACGGGGCCGGGGACGCGCATCCGGACGTCTACGACGTGGACGACGAGCAGGACGCCTTCGACCTCGCCCTCGCACGCCACGCCCTGGACACCGACCTCCCGATGCTCGCCGTCTGCCGCGGCCTCCAGGTCGTCAACACCGCGCTGAACGGCACCCTCCGCCAGGACATGGGCGGCCCGGCCGGCGAGCACCGCCACCGGACACACCCCGTCGCGGTGGAGCCCGGCTCGCTCCTCGCGGGCGCTCTCGGGCAGGACAAGGCCGACGTCTCCTGCTACCACCACCAGTGCGTGGACCGGCTCGGTCACGGGCTCACGGTCACCGCCCGGGCGGCGGACGGCACGGTGGAGGCGGTGGAGCGACCCGGCTCCCCGGGCTGGGTCGTCGCCGTCCAGTGGCACCCGGAGGACACCGCCGCCACCGACGGGGCGAGCCGTGCCCTGTTCGAAGCCCTGGTCGAAGAGGCACTGCGCCGGTAG
- a CDS encoding glutamine synthetase family protein: protein MSTDQSGQIQQQIEALAAQGIDVVRIIYPDLIGVDRGRDILLHHLPNATGHGLAFCRAIYHTGALGDHSDIPGGLDAGMPDITVRPDLSTLVPLPWEPGVAWCIGDARDPDTGLPAPESPRDLLRQVTGRLAEDGLKAVVGPELEYVLLDPDPASPTGWRRYAAAPGNVYTVGRKGDPDGHLLRTLRHLHRLNIGATGGNREYDGGQFEINLDHSEALDAADRAFRFKAAVKELARTEGRLATFMAKPLNDGGGSGFHLHISVIDADGHNVFDGLGQPFGLSAKARYAVAGLLTHAPALAALFNPTVNSYKRFGPDTAAPWLIDWGLDHRGAMVRIPPERGAAARLEMRLGDATANPYLAIAGLVAAIHLGIRAAAEPPTPTGGYGYDPASAPKLPTDLGAALDALEADDELTEVLGKPFVDAFLIFKRDELARYGRHVTDWEFREYAQLI, encoded by the coding sequence GTGAGCACTGACCAGTCCGGACAGATCCAGCAGCAGATCGAGGCGCTCGCCGCCCAGGGCATCGATGTCGTGCGCATCATTTACCCCGACCTCATCGGCGTCGACCGCGGCCGGGACATCCTGCTCCATCACCTGCCCAACGCAACCGGCCACGGCCTGGCCTTCTGCCGGGCGATCTACCACACCGGCGCCCTCGGCGACCACTCCGACATCCCCGGCGGCCTCGACGCCGGCATGCCCGACATCACCGTACGGCCGGACCTGAGCACGCTCGTCCCACTCCCCTGGGAACCCGGCGTGGCCTGGTGCATCGGTGACGCCCGCGACCCCGACACCGGCCTGCCCGCCCCGGAGTCCCCCCGCGACCTGCTGCGCCAGGTCACCGGACGCCTAGCCGAGGACGGTCTCAAGGCCGTCGTCGGCCCCGAGCTGGAGTACGTCCTGCTCGACCCGGACCCCGCCTCCCCCACCGGCTGGCGCCGTTACGCCGCAGCACCCGGCAACGTCTACACCGTCGGGCGCAAGGGCGACCCCGACGGACACCTGCTGCGGACCCTGCGCCACCTGCACCGCCTCAACATCGGTGCCACGGGCGGCAACCGGGAGTACGACGGCGGCCAGTTCGAGATCAACCTCGACCACTCCGAGGCCCTGGACGCGGCCGACCGGGCCTTCCGCTTCAAGGCCGCAGTCAAGGAACTCGCCCGCACCGAGGGCCGCCTGGCCACTTTCATGGCCAAACCCCTCAACGACGGCGGCGGTTCCGGCTTCCACCTGCACATCTCCGTGATCGACGCGGACGGACACAACGTGTTCGACGGCCTCGGGCAGCCCTTCGGCCTGTCCGCCAAGGCCCGCTACGCCGTCGCCGGCCTGCTCACCCACGCCCCCGCCCTCGCCGCCCTGTTCAACCCGACGGTCAACTCGTACAAGCGGTTCGGCCCCGACACCGCCGCACCCTGGCTGATCGACTGGGGCCTGGACCACCGCGGCGCGATGGTGCGCATCCCGCCGGAGCGCGGCGCCGCGGCCCGCCTGGAGATGCGCCTCGGCGACGCCACCGCCAACCCCTACCTCGCCATCGCCGGGCTCGTCGCCGCCATCCACCTGGGAATCCGCGCCGCAGCCGAGCCGCCCACCCCGACCGGCGGCTACGGCTACGACCCCGCGAGCGCCCCCAAGCTGCCCACAGACCTCGGCGCGGCGCTCGACGCCCTGGAAGCCGACGACGAGCTGACCGAAGTGCTCGGCAAGCCCTTCGTCGACGCCTTCCTGATCTTCAAGCGCGACGAACTCGCCCGCTACGGACGGCACGTCACCGACTGGGAGTTCCGCGAGTACGCCCAGCTGATCTGA
- a CDS encoding 4'-phosphopantetheinyl transferase: MLGIDAEPHKPLPDGVLEAIALPRERRQVEACLARYRDVCWDRLLFSAKESVYKAWNPYTGQRLEFEDASIDFDLDAMTFTARLLVPRADLPAGVPPAPGRLEGRWLVSEGVLLTAIAVPAPL; the protein is encoded by the coding sequence ATGCTGGGGATCGACGCGGAGCCGCACAAGCCGCTTCCCGACGGGGTCCTGGAGGCCATTGCCTTGCCGCGGGAGAGGCGGCAGGTTGAGGCATGCCTGGCCCGGTACCGGGACGTGTGCTGGGACCGCCTGCTGTTCAGCGCGAAGGAGTCGGTCTACAAGGCATGGAATCCGTACACAGGCCAGCGCCTGGAGTTCGAGGACGCCTCCATCGACTTCGATTTGGATGCGATGACGTTCACGGCGCGGCTGCTCGTCCCGCGAGCCGACCTTCCTGCTGGTGTGCCGCCCGCCCCGGGCCGGCTCGAAGGGCGGTGGTTGGTGAGCGAGGGTGTGCTCCTCACCGCCATCGCGGTGCCCGCGCCCCTCTGA
- a CDS encoding MarR family winged helix-turn-helix transcriptional regulator translates to MAGHRSIIETEKAVQAKLGGFRLQREQMAAVANIHRAAAAVRQHLENSVLRPAEVTWTGFVVLWVLWIWGETETRHVAEEAGITKGTLTGVARTLESRGLVSRTPHPEDGRRVLLALTAEGEALMEQLFPAFNDEEAFVASRLSAEECLRLADGLRAIVAQLEEHGEERRQELLGASELGPRRSGRRPKV, encoded by the coding sequence GTGGCTGGGCATCGATCGATCATCGAGACCGAGAAGGCCGTTCAGGCGAAGCTCGGCGGCTTCCGGCTGCAGCGTGAGCAGATGGCGGCGGTCGCCAATATCCACCGCGCGGCGGCAGCCGTGCGCCAGCATCTGGAGAACTCCGTGCTGCGGCCCGCCGAGGTCACCTGGACCGGCTTCGTGGTGCTGTGGGTGCTGTGGATCTGGGGTGAGACGGAGACCCGCCACGTGGCCGAGGAGGCGGGGATCACCAAGGGCACCCTCACCGGCGTCGCGCGGACTCTGGAGTCGAGGGGTCTCGTTTCCCGCACGCCTCACCCGGAAGACGGTCGGCGGGTGCTACTCGCGCTGACCGCGGAAGGCGAGGCGCTCATGGAGCAGCTCTTCCCGGCGTTCAACGACGAGGAGGCGTTCGTGGCCTCGCGGCTCAGTGCCGAGGAGTGTCTGCGTCTCGCGGACGGACTGCGTGCCATCGTCGCCCAGCTCGAGGAGCACGGTGAGGAGCGGCGCCAGGAGCTGCTCGGAGCCTCGGAGCTCGGGCCGCGGCGCTCGGGGCGGCGGCCGAAGGTTTGA
- a CDS encoding flavin reductase family protein: MPTEELTDSFRNAMSSFPSGVTIVTTVDAEGEWWGFTATSFCSLSLDPPLVLVCLSVNAQCHPAFSAARSWVVHILPPKHRDLALWFSSKGVDKFSRGEFTTNLQGHPLLEGACAVLECEATARYGGGDHSILVGAVTEARVYDKEPAVYFRREFHTLTPLFEPSPPS, from the coding sequence ATGCCCACTGAGGAGCTGACGGACAGCTTCCGGAACGCCATGTCCTCATTCCCGAGCGGGGTGACGATCGTGACAACCGTTGACGCCGAGGGGGAGTGGTGGGGCTTCACCGCCACTTCCTTCTGCTCGCTCTCCCTCGATCCACCGCTGGTATTGGTCTGTCTCTCCGTCAACGCGCAGTGTCACCCCGCCTTCTCTGCCGCAAGATCGTGGGTCGTCCACATACTGCCGCCCAAGCATCGAGACCTTGCTCTGTGGTTCTCCTCCAAGGGCGTCGACAAGTTCTCCCGGGGTGAGTTCACGACGAACCTTCAAGGCCACCCCCTGCTTGAGGGGGCCTGCGCCGTGCTGGAATGCGAAGCGACCGCCCGATACGGCGGCGGCGATCACTCCATCCTCGTGGGCGCGGTAACGGAGGCCCGTGTGTACGACAAAGAGCCGGCAGTGTATTTTCGGCGCGAATTCCACACTCTGACACCGTTGTTCGAGCCGAGTCCGCCCTCCTGA
- a CDS encoding serine hydrolase gives MNAINEREHSPKAAGMDPAALQRLSDVVQARGGAAQLCVLRRGAVVLDRSFGCSPDSLFLVYAATKPFAALAVHTIAERGLIELDQPVAAYWPQFAQHGKGAVTVRHVLQHRAGVPVGRGMVRTMRTARDWERSVRDLEQARPRWPGGKVAAYHFMSYGFILGEIVQRVTGQSFRDFVTSEFFVPLGLNDLHLGLPDSAWHRHVPARADHPSEWPNQWMSNRRRYRQSVIPSAGLSGTAAQLARFYQMLLGGGMLDGVRVLQPESVAEARKPSNDGGTDASLKRPVRWSHGFMLGGPGPDPRDLAQVMGKASSASAFGHAGTTSSVVWADPTRELVFAYLSNVQPDFGAGIERLREVSDLVLGACEAG, from the coding sequence ATGAACGCCATCAACGAACGGGAACACAGCCCGAAGGCAGCGGGCATGGACCCCGCAGCCCTGCAACGACTGAGCGATGTGGTGCAGGCGAGGGGCGGCGCGGCGCAGCTGTGCGTCCTGCGGCGGGGCGCCGTGGTACTGGACCGCTCGTTCGGCTGCTCTCCCGACTCCCTCTTCCTCGTCTACGCGGCCACCAAGCCCTTCGCCGCCCTCGCCGTGCACACGATCGCCGAGCGGGGCCTGATAGAGCTGGACCAGCCGGTGGCCGCGTACTGGCCGCAGTTCGCCCAGCACGGCAAGGGCGCGGTGACCGTCCGCCACGTCCTGCAGCACCGGGCCGGTGTGCCGGTCGGCCGGGGCATGGTGCGGACGATGCGGACCGCCCGCGACTGGGAGCGCTCGGTGCGCGACCTCGAACAGGCCCGGCCCCGGTGGCCGGGTGGCAAGGTCGCCGCCTACCACTTCATGAGTTACGGATTCATTCTCGGCGAAATCGTGCAGCGCGTCACCGGACAGTCGTTCCGCGATTTCGTGACCTCCGAGTTCTTCGTCCCGCTGGGGCTGAATGATTTGCACCTGGGATTGCCCGACAGTGCCTGGCACCGACATGTGCCGGCGCGAGCCGACCATCCTTCCGAGTGGCCCAACCAGTGGATGAGTAACCGGCGCCGCTACCGGCAGTCCGTCATACCGTCCGCCGGGCTTTCCGGCACCGCAGCACAACTGGCCCGCTTTTATCAAATGCTTTTGGGAGGCGGGATGCTCGACGGTGTCCGCGTGCTGCAGCCCGAGAGCGTGGCAGAGGCCAGGAAACCGTCCAATGACGGGGGGACCGACGCCTCCCTGAAGCGCCCGGTCCGCTGGTCCCACGGATTTATGCTGGGCGGTCCGGGCCCGGATCCGCGGGATCTGGCCCAGGTGATGGGCAAGGCGAGCAGCGCGAGCGCCTTCGGGCACGCGGGCACCACGTCCAGCGTCGTGTGGGCCGATCCCACGCGCGAGTTGGTGTTCGCGTATCTGTCCAATGTTCAGCCCGATTTCGGAGCCGGCATTGAGCGACTTCGCGAGGTCAGCGATCTCGTGCTCGGTGCCTGCGAGGCCGGCTGA
- a CDS encoding SpoIIE family protein phosphatase: MMHDPEFHDAAGVLTEPGDDTYALLDVHGVLLGLSPGAERLLGYTAEEVQGRRAADLLSSPSDAAGLVGHCTPDAVVDLGPAVLRHRSGHGVEVTLQARPMISTAGDQQWLIRAADADMTRRQELGEALLRGLFTESPFLIDVFDRQLRFVAQNDAQRRTTGFAGTEFIGHTMAEVAPAGLLDMAAMEARQRRVLESGEAQIQTEVHGRTPDDPDREHVWSESILPLRSRSGGVIALAHAVADVTERARARERLAFASEASARIGGTLDVLRTAQELVDVAVPRFADHAYVNLLDPVFAGQEPLTGPVREEVPLRRAASSTVPDGPADAAVATGDVDPFTAGAGSLFTRVMTDGEPLLLTGEELIAELTPADPRRAGLVREFGVHSWLLVPMSARGAVLGAVVFVRFQRAHAFEPDDVLLAEEIVARAAVCIDNASRYTRERTTALALRRSLLPQELPELGAAETVSRYLPARGHAALGGAWFDVIPLSGARVALVVGEVPGQGLHSAVTMGRLRTAVRTLADLDLSPEELLTHLDDQVNRFQDEHGEGLAGRAAGTTCVYAVYDPVARTCVVARAGHAAPALASADGGVQVLDVPGGAPLGQGGAPFESAEFALDDGDLLLLYTEGLVTTQGGSRDAGLGRLREALSDARHGAAPSPSRSEPGLDDISDTVIARLLPAHPDDDVVLLAARVHGLDADRHASWELPSEAEVVSRARGLATRQLTDWGLEELEFTTELVVSELLTNAIRYGGPPIRLRLIRDRSLICEVQDGSSTSPHIRRALETDEGGRGLFMVAQFTQLWGTRYHDRGKTIWAEQPFPDGGAAAGLPGFPDFEEFADLGDLTDLGDLADTAE; this comes from the coding sequence ATGATGCACGACCCCGAATTCCATGACGCTGCCGGCGTCCTCACGGAACCGGGAGACGACACGTACGCCCTCCTGGATGTGCACGGAGTCCTGCTGGGCCTCAGCCCCGGAGCAGAGCGCCTGCTCGGCTACACCGCGGAGGAGGTCCAGGGCCGGCGTGCGGCAGATCTCCTCTCCTCGCCCTCGGACGCCGCCGGGCTGGTGGGGCATTGCACGCCGGATGCGGTGGTCGACCTGGGCCCGGCCGTTCTCAGGCACCGCAGCGGACACGGTGTCGAGGTGACCCTGCAGGCACGTCCCATGATCTCCACGGCCGGGGACCAGCAGTGGCTGATCCGGGCGGCGGACGCCGATATGACGCGGCGTCAGGAGCTCGGCGAAGCCCTGCTGAGGGGACTGTTCACGGAGTCGCCGTTCCTCATCGATGTCTTCGACCGGCAATTGCGGTTCGTGGCACAGAACGACGCACAGCGCCGCACCACGGGGTTCGCGGGCACCGAATTCATCGGGCACACCATGGCGGAGGTCGCCCCAGCCGGCCTGTTGGACATGGCAGCCATGGAGGCCCGACAGCGTCGGGTCCTCGAGAGCGGCGAGGCCCAGATCCAGACGGAGGTGCACGGCCGCACGCCCGACGACCCGGACCGTGAACACGTCTGGTCCGAGTCCATCCTTCCGCTCCGGAGCCGGTCGGGAGGGGTGATCGCACTGGCGCACGCGGTCGCCGACGTGACCGAACGGGCCAGGGCCCGGGAGCGGTTGGCGTTCGCGAGCGAGGCGAGTGCGCGGATCGGGGGCACCCTGGACGTCCTGCGGACCGCTCAGGAACTCGTCGATGTGGCCGTGCCCCGATTCGCCGACCATGCCTACGTCAACCTGCTGGATCCGGTGTTCGCCGGCCAGGAACCGCTGACCGGTCCGGTCCGCGAGGAGGTACCGCTGCGCCGCGCCGCGAGTTCCACCGTCCCGGACGGCCCAGCGGATGCGGCGGTGGCGACCGGCGATGTCGATCCGTTCACGGCGGGCGCGGGTTCCCTGTTCACCCGCGTCATGACGGACGGCGAGCCCTTGCTGCTGACGGGTGAGGAGCTGATCGCCGAGCTCACTCCGGCCGATCCCCGACGGGCCGGGCTCGTGCGCGAATTCGGCGTCCACTCCTGGTTGTTGGTCCCGATGTCCGCCCGGGGCGCCGTACTGGGCGCGGTGGTCTTCGTACGCTTCCAGCGCGCCCACGCCTTCGAGCCGGACGATGTCCTGCTCGCCGAGGAGATCGTGGCGCGTGCCGCCGTGTGCATCGACAATGCGAGCCGGTACACCCGGGAACGGACGACTGCGCTGGCGCTCCGGCGCAGTCTGCTGCCGCAGGAACTCCCGGAGCTCGGCGCCGCCGAGACGGTGTCCCGCTATCTGCCGGCGCGCGGTCACGCGGCACTGGGCGGTGCCTGGTTCGACGTGATCCCGCTGTCGGGTGCGCGGGTGGCGCTGGTGGTGGGAGAGGTACCGGGGCAGGGGCTGCACTCGGCGGTGACCATGGGGCGGCTGCGTACGGCCGTACGGACGCTCGCCGATCTCGATCTCTCACCGGAGGAGCTGCTGACCCACCTGGACGACCAGGTCAACCGGTTCCAGGACGAGCACGGCGAGGGCCTCGCCGGCCGGGCCGCCGGCACGACGTGCGTGTACGCGGTCTACGATCCGGTCGCACGGACGTGCGTGGTGGCACGGGCGGGCCACGCGGCCCCCGCCCTGGCGTCGGCGGACGGCGGGGTACAGGTCCTCGATGTACCCGGCGGAGCCCCCCTGGGCCAGGGCGGGGCTCCTTTCGAGAGTGCCGAGTTCGCCCTGGACGACGGGGACCTGCTCCTGCTGTACACCGAGGGTCTGGTGACGACGCAGGGCGGGAGCCGCGACGCGGGACTCGGACGGCTGCGCGAGGCGCTGTCCGACGCCCGGCACGGGGCGGCTCCGAGCCCTTCCCGTTCGGAGCCCGGACTCGACGACATCAGCGACACGGTGATCGCCCGGCTGCTGCCGGCCCACCCGGACGACGACGTGGTGCTCCTGGCAGCGCGGGTACACGGCCTGGACGCGGACCGGCACGCCAGCTGGGAGCTCCCGTCCGAAGCCGAGGTCGTGAGCCGGGCACGCGGCCTCGCGACGCGGCAACTCACCGACTGGGGCTTGGAGGAGCTGGAGTTCACCACCGAGCTGGTCGTCAGCGAACTCCTCACCAATGCCATCCGCTACGGCGGTCCGCCGATCAGGCTGCGGCTGATCCGCGACCGCAGCCTGATCTGCGAGGTCCAGGACGGCAGCAGCACGTCTCCGCACATCCGGCGGGCCCTGGAGACCGACGAGGGCGGACGCGGGCTGTTCATGGTCGCCCAGTTCACCCAGCTCTGGGGCACGCGCTACCACGACCGCGGCAAGACCATCTGGGCCGAGCAGCCCTTCCCGGACGGAGGGGCGGCCGCAGGGCTGCCGGGCTTCCCGGACTTCGAGGAGTTCGCGGACCTCGGGGACCTCACGGACCTCGGGGACCTCGCGGACACGGCCGAGTGA
- a CDS encoding AfsR/SARP family transcriptional regulator: protein MPKWMEHENSQSPPQVGILGPVEVRFTERSGTEVSVSGIRVRSLLAALTAQLGEAMSTERILKEVWADNRPTTDRKAVAVAVLRLRRVLGDHEGQWLLTRPSGYVLDIPPDHLDAVRAERLVREGKAALAAGDPRMASQFLTRALAEWRGDPYADVNATPTVVQRTIELEGLKAEAVQARIDADLELGHHQELVGELHSLTAANPLHEPHWLQLMLALYRSGRQAEALAAYMTLRQALADNLGVDPGQRLQELHLRILRADVGLLTGSATAVSSLPLLTSRS, encoded by the coding sequence ATGCCTAAATGGATGGAACACGAAAACTCGCAATCTCCACCTCAAGTGGGAATACTAGGCCCTGTAGAAGTCCGCTTCACCGAAAGATCCGGAACGGAAGTATCGGTCAGCGGTATTCGCGTTCGCTCATTACTTGCTGCATTAACTGCGCAGTTGGGGGAGGCGATGTCGACCGAGCGTATTCTCAAAGAAGTCTGGGCCGACAACCGGCCTACCACGGACCGCAAGGCGGTGGCCGTAGCCGTCCTGCGGCTCCGCCGGGTCCTCGGCGACCACGAAGGGCAGTGGCTGCTCACCCGTCCCTCCGGGTATGTCCTGGACATCCCCCCGGACCACCTCGACGCCGTGAGGGCGGAGCGTCTGGTGCGGGAGGGGAAGGCGGCCCTGGCCGCAGGCGACCCGCGCATGGCGTCCCAATTCCTCACGCGCGCGCTCGCCGAGTGGCGGGGAGATCCCTACGCGGACGTCAACGCCACCCCGACGGTGGTCCAGCGCACCATCGAACTCGAAGGCCTGAAGGCTGAGGCCGTCCAGGCCCGTATCGACGCCGATCTCGAACTGGGGCACCACCAGGAGCTGGTCGGTGAACTGCACTCGCTGACCGCCGCGAACCCTCTGCACGAGCCGCACTGGCTGCAGTTGATGCTCGCCCTCTACCGGTCCGGCAGGCAGGCGGAGGCGCTGGCCGCCTACATGACGCTCAGGCAGGCTCTCGCCGACAACCTGGGCGTGGACCCGGGCCAGCGGCTCCAAGAGCTGCATCTGCGGATCTTGCGGGCCGATGTCGGACTGTTGACCGGGTCAGCGACCGCGGTGTCGTCGCTACCGTTGCTGACGAGCCGGTCCTAG
- a CDS encoding aldehyde dehydrogenase has translation MPPTTHAEWLSLAAHLVPPTHHLIGGGDDPGKGGAFPLVSPRDGQVLTEVADAGPGEVDRAVAAARRAFDHGPWPRMSPTERGRVLRRFADLVELHRTELALLVSLEMGKPVTEAYDIELRAAITTLRYYGELADKLIDEAPQTGGDALALVTREPIGVVAAVVPWNFPLTLATWKIAPALAAGCAVVLKPSEQTPLSALRLGRLGSEAGLPDGVLNVVAGRGPVAGRALGLHPDVDVLAFTGSTAVGRHYLRYAADSNLKRVWLELGGKSPNIVLPDAPDLDTAAATAAWGIFFNAGEMCTAPSRLLVHSSIADRVVDAVVERARTLRVGDPLNPATEMGPLASARHLDSVLDHIAAAHGDGARLRTGGRTLTDGDGYHLRPTVFDQVTPDMRIAREEVFGPVLSVLTFDTVEQAVTLANDSAYGLAAGLWTADLSTAHQVARQLKAGTVWVNCYEEGGLNVPFGGFKQSGNGRDKSGHALEKFTELKTTWIQL, from the coding sequence ATGCCCCCGACCACCCACGCGGAGTGGCTGTCCCTGGCCGCACACCTCGTGCCGCCCACGCATCACCTCATCGGCGGCGGCGACGACCCCGGCAAGGGCGGCGCCTTCCCGCTCGTCTCCCCTCGCGACGGCCAGGTGCTGACCGAGGTCGCCGACGCGGGACCCGGCGAGGTCGACCGCGCCGTCGCCGCCGCCCGCCGCGCCTTCGACCACGGACCGTGGCCCCGGATGTCACCCACCGAGCGGGGCCGCGTACTGCGACGCTTCGCCGATCTCGTCGAGCTCCACCGCACCGAGCTGGCCCTGCTCGTCAGCCTGGAAATGGGCAAGCCGGTCACCGAGGCGTACGACATCGAACTGCGCGCCGCGATCACCACCCTGCGCTACTACGGCGAGCTCGCGGACAAACTCATCGACGAGGCCCCACAGACGGGCGGGGACGCGCTCGCTCTGGTCACCCGCGAACCGATCGGCGTGGTCGCCGCCGTCGTCCCGTGGAACTTCCCCCTCACCCTCGCCACCTGGAAGATCGCCCCCGCCCTCGCGGCAGGCTGCGCCGTCGTCCTCAAGCCCTCCGAACAGACCCCGCTGTCCGCCCTGCGGCTCGGCCGGCTCGGCTCCGAAGCGGGACTCCCCGACGGCGTGCTCAACGTCGTCGCGGGCCGCGGCCCCGTCGCCGGCCGGGCCCTGGGCCTGCACCCCGACGTCGACGTACTCGCCTTCACCGGCTCCACGGCCGTCGGGCGCCACTACCTCCGCTACGCCGCCGACTCCAACCTCAAGCGGGTCTGGCTGGAGCTGGGCGGCAAATCCCCCAACATCGTGCTCCCCGACGCCCCTGACCTGGACACCGCAGCCGCGACCGCTGCCTGGGGAATCTTCTTCAACGCAGGCGAGATGTGCACCGCGCCCTCCCGGCTGCTGGTGCACTCCTCGATCGCCGACCGCGTCGTGGACGCTGTCGTCGAACGCGCCCGCACGCTGCGTGTCGGCGACCCCCTCAACCCGGCCACCGAGATGGGGCCTCTCGCCTCCGCCCGGCATCTCGACAGCGTGCTGGACCACATCGCCGCAGCTCACGGCGATGGTGCTCGCCTACGAACCGGAGGCCGCACCCTCACCGACGGGGACGGTTACCACCTCCGGCCCACCGTCTTCGACCAGGTCACCCCGGACATGCGCATCGCGCGCGAAGAGGTCTTCGGCCCGGTGCTCTCCGTCCTGACCTTCGACACCGTCGAGCAGGCCGTCACCCTCGCCAATGACAGCGCCTACGGGCTGGCCGCCGGGCTGTGGACCGCCGACCTGTCCACCGCCCACCAGGTGGCCAGACAGCTCAAGGCCGGCACGGTCTGGGTCAACTGCTACGAGGAGGGCGGCCTCAACGTCCCCTTCGGCGGCTTCAAGCAGTCCGGCAACGGACGGGACAAATCCGGCCACGCCCTGGAGAAGTTCACCGAGCTCAAGACCACCTGGATCCAGCTGTGA
- a CDS encoding acetoacetate decarboxylase family protein, whose translation MAGVRGFFHPKTATGGSSLVPSPPWHYSGDLITVEYRTDPARVAELLPEPLGLADEDPGAVALIWADWQSCGDSREELLDPVRSQYKEAFVVVRCSYKGRTYSRCVYIWVDKDFAIARGFHQGYPKKLGSIHMTRPHPYGPAPRIEAGAAFGATLAAADRRLAEAVVTLREPSETNGFVNGHPMAHHRWLPSIEKGKGLALDELIETGAASFEAGRPWAADADLRLFEAPTEELARLEMREPIGAYYRQVGVTWDGGTLLESGTSGPE comes from the coding sequence ATGGCCGGCGTCCGCGGATTTTTCCACCCCAAGACCGCCACCGGCGGGTCCTCGCTCGTCCCCTCGCCCCCGTGGCACTACTCCGGCGATCTGATCACCGTCGAGTACCGGACCGACCCCGCACGGGTCGCCGAGCTGCTGCCGGAGCCGCTCGGACTCGCCGACGAGGACCCGGGCGCGGTGGCCCTGATCTGGGCCGACTGGCAGTCGTGCGGCGACTCCCGTGAGGAGCTGCTCGACCCGGTGCGCTCCCAGTACAAGGAAGCGTTCGTGGTGGTGCGCTGCTCGTACAAGGGGAGGACGTACTCCCGCTGCGTGTACATCTGGGTGGACAAGGACTTCGCCATCGCGCGGGGCTTCCACCAGGGCTACCCGAAGAAGCTGGGCTCCATCCACATGACGCGTCCCCACCCGTACGGGCCCGCGCCGCGGATCGAGGCGGGCGCGGCCTTCGGAGCGACGCTCGCCGCTGCCGACCGGCGGCTGGCCGAGGCGGTCGTCACGCTGCGGGAGCCCTCCGAGACCAACGGCTTCGTCAACGGCCATCCGATGGCGCACCACCGCTGGCTGCCGTCGATCGAGAAGGGCAAGGGCCTGGCGCTGGACGAATTGATCGAGACCGGGGCGGCGTCCTTCGAGGCAGGCAGGCCCTGGGCCGCCGACGCGGACCTGAGGCTGTTCGAGGCTCCGACCGAGGAACTGGCCCGGCTGGAGATGCGGGAGCCGATCGGCGCGTACTACCGGCAGGTCGGAGTCACCTGGGACGGCGGCACGCTGCTGGAGTCCGGCACCTCCGGCCCCGAGTAG